In Archocentrus centrarchus isolate MPI-CPG fArcCen1 chromosome 1, fArcCen1, whole genome shotgun sequence, the following proteins share a genomic window:
- the palb2 gene encoding partner and localizer of BRCA2 isoform X2 has product MESTVGDILHCEERLRSTLHCDDKEKLRRKLAELQREYLKTAQRLQRAERSEAVRRHVRNRITEQNHQDQRGTEAASDLRLNPSSLTLNSSSDAAQGLPQCQGHTEGPADSDNSRRTQVIRFLLPSDAACPQMPDPSHAAPTGHRPSSSLRLRSRRSRLRWECRSAETGKCEKGQKQSEGMERAGEEEKLKSEGGDAMNEREEFFSGTDSESPSLLLTHWSAHGCTTETRDIQGKDIPGSQEQNEKYTVSKHEGEKESESLLVMPYNPTIQTEESGQEDTQNGRRKEVEKGEVGENSRGHTEDTEQNVVEKTEGKHSHDNSVELKGEKNGFTGDGKSVSLLDSCTLVEGLLFPVEYYVRTTRRMTLSQSQPDVQAVIASQLSRGRHRRSRGRGRGQNRNTHTSEHSEQRSQTNFSSLRTASADSNKPSQTVGVSAEHSQSSGEISDHISACRIDTSFSPTVTTVRPARGRRRKRGVGRGRSQMPRASLSLNVHQSAGDPKPTSTPISSWQSAQGADGPEPCLIPEETDPSTDEPHHVSSHITDPPVSSGVNGAPSSSASGHPKEVCQIFMKKNTEANGSPQNRSTSSWRSLLLPSSSPAQTSLLPLPSLLSGRLTNLDTHQDFHLPDDQFASLKLLKLRQVTREAAVEPFSSPSYNTRSSWRRTDFQCSSDPAMPLPLPLSLTPTIVNSPHHNEEQLTAAHSTDIHNLSTERKLTDTVISPSFTEEQQTENVFAEPHSISTEPKSVVQKCADDCVDEEHETVTLNSSVQPQTHMNSAERTVSTENDHVIDHPDKLEVKYPAPEKQTHLCSVAHPSEPLSCINHQAEDKVITETVFFESTLQEAPSSSCTVLQACNDVEPPGESPVKLVTVPSSPTDSNKTSEPNADLSPNRLTENQPKCSHSVSSQLILSSPLASVPCSFITPHQPSSTLTTSPKLPSLGLTPHPVTCSLTSSPCAPFLTLPPPHSPSTHDLSPPALSPSHSITYLPPILPPLSPSGQIQASAEPPLKASQHHTVESATPLTPSNRPLEDSAGEFGLKTEEMTEELVIGHMQTLKAAAGGILVDVCCFPGSSGGLCVAAAGKWAVCLWSQASASEWKLTHTWTFSEPVINVFPVLDAAGLICVTLGQLEIREVRTLSCSSLMQMLLCEGVLQAAIGVSESRVVTTSHSATGSTLQVFMLSDYSSPSCQPLESPGVCVGALAPVDGLADALIGTDEGGHLFVWNLKTGQLLCRVLLGEGFSHTACLRGYSSCGVLFVLLQHQFLNSLEEEEKEGRIKDHKTALFSLVAINPLSGKSIPATQLYPPESWTGRLCEADISGSSVVGLSQNGCACVWELGRPGASKMVWAPESDGWQLARWGGRDTLVTGHHNGDVTLHCYSQTALLLKTDSQMAF; this is encoded by the exons ATGGAGAGCACTGTGGGGGATATTCTGCACTGTGAGGAGCGGCTGAGGTCTACACTGCACTGTGATGATAAGGAGAAG CTTCGTAGGAAGTTGGCTGAACTACAAAGGGAATATCTCAAGACAGCCCAGAGACTACAG CGTGCTGAGCGCTCAGAGGCAGTGAGGAGACATGTGAGGAACCGGATCACTGAACAAAACCATCAGGACCAAAGAGGCACGGAGGCCGCATCAGATCTCCGTCTCAATCCTTCTTCGTTGACActgaacagcagcagtgacGCAGCGCAGGGCTTACCTCAATGCCAGGGACACACTGAAG GTCCAGCAGATTCTGACAACTCCAGGAGGACCCAGGTGATCAGATTCTTGCTTCCATCTGATGCTGCTTGCCCACAAATGCCAGATCCCAGCCATGCTGCACCTACAGGTCACAGACCAAGTTCTTCCCTGCGCCTCAGGTCACGACGCAGCCGCCTACGCTGGGAATGTAGAAGTGCTGAGACTGGCAAGTGTGAAAAGGGACAGAAACAGAGTGAAGGGATGGAAagagcaggagaggaggagaaactCAAATCAGAGGGAGGAGATGCTATGAATGAAAGAGAAGAGTTTTTTTCTGGTACAGACTCTGAATCTCCCTCTCTGCTGCTTACACACTGGAGTGCACATGGATGCACTACTGAAACACGAGATATTCAGGGAAAAGACATCCCTGGATCccaagaacaaaatgaaaaatatacagtGTCAAAACATGAAGGGGAAAAAGAATCTGAGTCATTGTTGGTCATGCCTTACAACCCTACGATACAAACTGAAGAAAGCGGGCAGGAGGACACACAAAacggaagaagaaaagaagtggAGAAAGGGGAGGTTGGTGAGAATAGTAGAGGACACACTGAAGACACTGAACAAAATGTGGTGGAGAAAACAGAAGGCAAACACAGTCATGATAATAGTGTGGAACTAAAAGGGGAAAAGAATGGGTTTACTGGAGATGGAAAAAGCGTGAGCCTCTTGGATTCCTGTACATTAGTGGAAGGGCTACTTTTCCCAGTGGAGTACTACGTTCGAACCACAAGACGAATGACACTTTCACAGAGCCAGCCTGACGTGCAGGCTGTCATAGCATCCCAGCTGAGCAGGGGGCGACATCGAAGGAGCCGAGGGCGTGGCAGAGGACAGAATaggaacacacacaccagtgaaCATTCAGAGCAGCGCAGTCAGACAAATTTCTCCTCTCTGAGAACCGCATCTGCAGATTCTAATAAACCATCGCAGACTGTCGGTGTATCCGCTGAGCACAGCCAGAGCTCTGGTGAGATTTCAGATCACATCTCAGCTTGTCGGATCGACACTagtttttctcccacagtcacCACTGTTCGTCCAGCACGAGGCCGGAGAAGGAAGAGAGGCGTGGGCAGAGGGAGATCTCAGATGCCACGAGCCTCTCTTAGTTTGAATGTACATCAATCAGCAGGTGATCCCAAACCCACCAGCACCCCAATCTCTTCCTGGCAGTCTGCCCAAGGAGCTGATGGACCAGAGCCCTGCCTCATACCAGAAGAAACGGACCCATCAACAGATGAACCGCACCATGTGTCCTCACACATCACTGATCCTCCAGTTTCTTCTGGAGTTAATGGAGCTCCTTCCAGCTCTGCCTCTGGACATCCAAAGGAGGTCTGCCAAATCTTTATGAAGAAGAACACCGAGGCTAACGGATCCCCACAGAACAGAA GTACATCGAGCTGGCGATCTCTCCTCTTGCCTTCCTCTTCACCGGCTCAAAcatctctgcttcctcttcccTCTCTGTTGTCTGGACGGCTGACGAACTTGGACACCcaccaagattttcatcttccAGACGACCAGTTTGCTTCCCTGAAGCTGCTCAAGCTTCGCCAAGTcaccagagaagcagcagttgAACCTTTCTCATCCCCATCTTACAACACCCGCAGTAGCTGGCGGCGCACTGACTTTCAATGCAGCAGTGATCCAGCGATGCCTCTTCCTCTCCCGCTGAGCCTCACTCCCACAATTGTAAATTCACCTCATCATAATGAagaacagctgactgctgcccATTCCACGGACATCCACAACTTATCGACAGAACGCAAGCTTACAGATACAGTGATTAGCCCGTCCTTCACTGAAGAGCAGCAGACTGAAAACGTCTTTGCAGAACCTCACTCCATCTCAACAGAACCAAAGTCAGTGGTCCAAAAGTGTGCTGATGACTGCGTAGATGAAGAGCATGAAACTGTGACTCTGAACTCTTCTGTCCAACCACAGACTCATATGAACTCTGCAGAGAGAACAGTCAGCACTGAGAATGATCACGTCATTGATCACCCAGATAAACTTGAAGTAAAATATCCTGcaccagaaaaacaaacacatttgtgtTCTGTGGCCCATCCTTCAGAGCCTCTGAGCTGTATAAACCACCAAGCAGAAGATAAAGTTATCACTGAGACTGTTTTCTTTGAGTCCACTCTACAGGAAGCCCCGTCCAGCAGCTGCACTGTTTTACAAGCATGTAATGATGTGGAACCTCCAGGAGAATCTCCTGTGAAACTTGTGACCGTTCCATCTTCTCCCACAGATTCAAACAAAACTTCTGAACCCAACGCAGATCTTTCTCCAAACAGACTCACTGAAAATCAGCCCAAATGTTCACACAGTGTCAGCTCTCAACTCATTTTGAGTTCTCCTCTGGCTTCAGTGCCCTGCTCCTTCATAACTCCACATCAGCCCTCATCTACCCTAACAACCAGCCCTAAGCTGCCCTCCTTAGGACTTACCCCTCACCCTGTTACCTGCAGTCTGACCTCCTCCCCTTGTGCCCCTTTTCTCACTCTGCCTCCTCCTCACAGCCCTTCCACACATGATCTCTCTCCTCCagctctgtctccctctcactccATCACTTACCTCCCTCCTATCCTGCCTCCCCTCTCTCCATCTGGTCAGATCCAGGCTTCAGCTGAGCCACCACTTAAGGCCAgtcagcatcacacagttgaaTCTGCTACTCCCCTGACTCCCTCAAACCGTCCACTGGAGGACTCAGCTGGGGAGTTTGGCCTGAAAACAGAGGAGATGACAGAAGAACTTGTGATTGGACACATGCAGACTTTGAAG gCTGCAGCAGGAGGCATTCTGGTGGATGTGTGCTGTTTTCCTGGCTCTTCAGGCGGTTTGTGTGTAGCAGCAGCGGGAAAGTGGGCTGTGTGCCTTTGGAGTCAGGCTTCAGCATCTGAATGGAAATTAACTCACACCTGGACCTTCAGTGAG CCAGTGATCAATGTGTTTCCTGTCCTGGATGCTGCTGGGCTGATATGTGTGACTCTGGGTCAGCTGGAAATCAGAGAAGTGAG AACGCTGTCATGCTCCAGCCTCATGCAGATGTTGCTGTGTGAGGGGGTTCTTCAGGCAGCGATCGGTGTGTCCGAGTCCAGAGTGGTGACCACCTCCCACTCAGCAACAGGTTCCACCCTGCAGGTGTTTATGCTGTCGGACTACAG ctcacCAAGCTGTCAGCCTCTGGAGTCTCCCGGTGTTTGTGTCGGAGCCCTTGCCCCAGTGGACGGACTTGCTGATGCTCTGATTGGTACAGATGAGGGCGGACACCTTTTTGTCTG GAATTTAAAGACTGGGCAGCTGCTGTGCAGAGTCCTCCTTGGAGAAGGTTTTTCTCACACAGCCTGCCTCAGAGGTTACTCCTCCTGT GGAGTGTTGTTCGTCCTGCTGCAGCATCAGTTTCTAAACTctttggaagaagaagaaaaggagggaAGAATAAAAGATCACAAGACCGCCTTGTTCTCCCTGGTCGCCATTAACCCTCTAAGTGGAAAATCCATCCCTGCTACCCAGCTGTATCCACCGGAAAGCTGGACTGGCAG GCTGTGCGAAGCCGACATCAGTGGCTCGAGCGTGGTGGGCCTGAGCCAGAACGGCTGCGCGTGTGTGTGGGAACTCGGGCGCCCGGGGGCTTCGAAGATGGTGTGGGCTCCAGAGAGCGACGGCTGGCAGCTGGCTCGATGGGGGGGACGAGACACGCTGGTGACTGGACATCACAACGGAGACGTCACCTTACACTGCTACAGTCAGACCGCACTGCTGCTAAAAACAGACTCTCAGATGGCTTTTTAA
- the LOC115781005 gene encoding retinol dehydrogenase 8-like: MASPGQKVVLITGCSTGIGLRIAVRLAKDEMQRYHVIATMRDLNSQHKLVEAAGDTYGKTLFVAELDICSDESVKQCVNGIKDRHVDVLINNAGIGLVGPVESIPMDEMNKVFETNFYGTVRMIKEVIPEMKKRRDGCIIVVSSVMGLQGVAFNEIYAASKFAIEGFCEGLSVQLLKFNIRLSMMEPGPVRTEFELKMIKGMKEKEWPGVDSNTVRYFRKNYLPTAVDIFEVLGQSPDDIAKCAKNVIEASSPHFHNLTNRLYSPILALKYADETGGLSVRAFYHMLFNLGPVTNVSIAVLKFLTFGWLRNRSIAPK; the protein is encoded by the exons ATGGCGAGTCCCGGGCAGAAAGTGGTGCTGATCACGGGCTGTTCCACCGGTATCGGCTTGAGGATTGCCGTGAGGCTGGCCAAGGATGAAATGCAGCGCTATCACG TAATCGCCACAATGCGTGACCTAAACTCCCAACATAAACTGGTGGAAGCCGCTGGAGATACTTACGGGAAAACTCTTTTTGTGGCTGAGCTGGATATCTGCAGTGACGAGTCGGTCAAACAGTGTGTCAATGGCATCAAAGACAGACATGTAGATGTCCTCA TAAATAATGCAGGCATCGGCCTGGTGGGTCCAGTGGAGAGCATCCCCATGGACGAGATGAATAAAGTGTTTGAGACCAATTTCTATGGAACAGTTCGCATGATCAAGGAGGTGATACCTGAGATGAAGAAAAGGAGAGATGGATGCATCATTGTGGTCAGCAGCGTGATGGGACTCCAAG GGGTGGCGTTTAATGAAATATATGCAGCTTCCAAGTTTGCCATTGAGGGCTTCTGCGAAGGTTTGTCTGTCCAGCTTTTGAAGTTCAACATCAG ATTGTCAATGATGGAGCCAGGCCCGGTGCGCACAGAATTTGAATTAAAGATGATTAAGGGGATGAAAGAGAAAGAGTGGCCAGGTGTTGATTCTAACACAGTGAGATACTTCAGGAAAAATTATCTTCCCACTGCTGTGGATATCTTTGAGGTACTGGGACAATCACCTGATGACATTGCCAAA TGTGCAAAGAATGTGATTGAAGCAAGCAGCCCACATTTCCACAACCTGACCAACCGGCTGTACTCACCTATACTGGCGCTGAAATACGCTGATGAAACTGGAGGCTTGTCTGTCCGTGCTTTCTACCACATGCTCTTCAACCTGGGTCCTGTGACGAACGTCAGCATAGCCGTCCTGAAATTCCTCACGTTTGGATGGCTAAGGAACCGGTCAATTGCACCAAAGTAG
- the palb2 gene encoding partner and localizer of BRCA2 isoform X1, whose product MESTVGDILHCEERLRSTLHCDDKEKLRRKLAELQREYLKTAQRLQRAERSEAVRRHVRNRITEQNHQDQRGTEAASDLRLNPSSLTLNSSSDAAQGLPQCQGHTEGPADSDNSRRTQVIRFLLPSDAACPQMPDPSHAAPTGHRPSSSLRLRSRRSRLRWECRSAETGKCEKGQKQSEGMERAGEEEKLKSEGGDAMNEREEFFSGTDSESPSLLLTHWSAHGCTTETRDIQGKDIPGSQEQNEKYTVSKHEGEKESESLLVMPYNPTIQTEESGQEDTQNGRRKEVEKGEVGENSRGHTEDTEQNVVEKTEGKHSHDNSVELKGEKNGFTGDGKSVSLLDSCTLVEGLLFPVEYYVRTTRRMTLSQSQPDVQAVIASQLSRGRHRRSRGRGRGQNRNTHTSEHSEQRSQTNFSSLRTASADSNKPSQTVGVSAEHSQSSGEISDHISACRIDTSFSPTVTTVRPARGRRRKRGVGRGRSQMPRASLSLNVHQSAGDPKPTSTPISSWQSAQGADGPEPCLIPEETDPSTDEPHHVSSHITDPPVSSGVNGAPSSSASGHPKEVCQIFMKKNTEANGSPQNRSKTCTSSWRSLLLPSSSPAQTSLLPLPSLLSGRLTNLDTHQDFHLPDDQFASLKLLKLRQVTREAAVEPFSSPSYNTRSSWRRTDFQCSSDPAMPLPLPLSLTPTIVNSPHHNEEQLTAAHSTDIHNLSTERKLTDTVISPSFTEEQQTENVFAEPHSISTEPKSVVQKCADDCVDEEHETVTLNSSVQPQTHMNSAERTVSTENDHVIDHPDKLEVKYPAPEKQTHLCSVAHPSEPLSCINHQAEDKVITETVFFESTLQEAPSSSCTVLQACNDVEPPGESPVKLVTVPSSPTDSNKTSEPNADLSPNRLTENQPKCSHSVSSQLILSSPLASVPCSFITPHQPSSTLTTSPKLPSLGLTPHPVTCSLTSSPCAPFLTLPPPHSPSTHDLSPPALSPSHSITYLPPILPPLSPSGQIQASAEPPLKASQHHTVESATPLTPSNRPLEDSAGEFGLKTEEMTEELVIGHMQTLKAAAGGILVDVCCFPGSSGGLCVAAAGKWAVCLWSQASASEWKLTHTWTFSEPVINVFPVLDAAGLICVTLGQLEIREVRTLSCSSLMQMLLCEGVLQAAIGVSESRVVTTSHSATGSTLQVFMLSDYSSPSCQPLESPGVCVGALAPVDGLADALIGTDEGGHLFVWNLKTGQLLCRVLLGEGFSHTACLRGYSSCGVLFVLLQHQFLNSLEEEEKEGRIKDHKTALFSLVAINPLSGKSIPATQLYPPESWTGRLCEADISGSSVVGLSQNGCACVWELGRPGASKMVWAPESDGWQLARWGGRDTLVTGHHNGDVTLHCYSQTALLLKTDSQMAF is encoded by the exons ATGGAGAGCACTGTGGGGGATATTCTGCACTGTGAGGAGCGGCTGAGGTCTACACTGCACTGTGATGATAAGGAGAAG CTTCGTAGGAAGTTGGCTGAACTACAAAGGGAATATCTCAAGACAGCCCAGAGACTACAG CGTGCTGAGCGCTCAGAGGCAGTGAGGAGACATGTGAGGAACCGGATCACTGAACAAAACCATCAGGACCAAAGAGGCACGGAGGCCGCATCAGATCTCCGTCTCAATCCTTCTTCGTTGACActgaacagcagcagtgacGCAGCGCAGGGCTTACCTCAATGCCAGGGACACACTGAAG GTCCAGCAGATTCTGACAACTCCAGGAGGACCCAGGTGATCAGATTCTTGCTTCCATCTGATGCTGCTTGCCCACAAATGCCAGATCCCAGCCATGCTGCACCTACAGGTCACAGACCAAGTTCTTCCCTGCGCCTCAGGTCACGACGCAGCCGCCTACGCTGGGAATGTAGAAGTGCTGAGACTGGCAAGTGTGAAAAGGGACAGAAACAGAGTGAAGGGATGGAAagagcaggagaggaggagaaactCAAATCAGAGGGAGGAGATGCTATGAATGAAAGAGAAGAGTTTTTTTCTGGTACAGACTCTGAATCTCCCTCTCTGCTGCTTACACACTGGAGTGCACATGGATGCACTACTGAAACACGAGATATTCAGGGAAAAGACATCCCTGGATCccaagaacaaaatgaaaaatatacagtGTCAAAACATGAAGGGGAAAAAGAATCTGAGTCATTGTTGGTCATGCCTTACAACCCTACGATACAAACTGAAGAAAGCGGGCAGGAGGACACACAAAacggaagaagaaaagaagtggAGAAAGGGGAGGTTGGTGAGAATAGTAGAGGACACACTGAAGACACTGAACAAAATGTGGTGGAGAAAACAGAAGGCAAACACAGTCATGATAATAGTGTGGAACTAAAAGGGGAAAAGAATGGGTTTACTGGAGATGGAAAAAGCGTGAGCCTCTTGGATTCCTGTACATTAGTGGAAGGGCTACTTTTCCCAGTGGAGTACTACGTTCGAACCACAAGACGAATGACACTTTCACAGAGCCAGCCTGACGTGCAGGCTGTCATAGCATCCCAGCTGAGCAGGGGGCGACATCGAAGGAGCCGAGGGCGTGGCAGAGGACAGAATaggaacacacacaccagtgaaCATTCAGAGCAGCGCAGTCAGACAAATTTCTCCTCTCTGAGAACCGCATCTGCAGATTCTAATAAACCATCGCAGACTGTCGGTGTATCCGCTGAGCACAGCCAGAGCTCTGGTGAGATTTCAGATCACATCTCAGCTTGTCGGATCGACACTagtttttctcccacagtcacCACTGTTCGTCCAGCACGAGGCCGGAGAAGGAAGAGAGGCGTGGGCAGAGGGAGATCTCAGATGCCACGAGCCTCTCTTAGTTTGAATGTACATCAATCAGCAGGTGATCCCAAACCCACCAGCACCCCAATCTCTTCCTGGCAGTCTGCCCAAGGAGCTGATGGACCAGAGCCCTGCCTCATACCAGAAGAAACGGACCCATCAACAGATGAACCGCACCATGTGTCCTCACACATCACTGATCCTCCAGTTTCTTCTGGAGTTAATGGAGCTCCTTCCAGCTCTGCCTCTGGACATCCAAAGGAGGTCTGCCAAATCTTTATGAAGAAGAACACCGAGGCTAACGGATCCCCACAGAACAGAAGTAAGACAT GTACATCGAGCTGGCGATCTCTCCTCTTGCCTTCCTCTTCACCGGCTCAAAcatctctgcttcctcttcccTCTCTGTTGTCTGGACGGCTGACGAACTTGGACACCcaccaagattttcatcttccAGACGACCAGTTTGCTTCCCTGAAGCTGCTCAAGCTTCGCCAAGTcaccagagaagcagcagttgAACCTTTCTCATCCCCATCTTACAACACCCGCAGTAGCTGGCGGCGCACTGACTTTCAATGCAGCAGTGATCCAGCGATGCCTCTTCCTCTCCCGCTGAGCCTCACTCCCACAATTGTAAATTCACCTCATCATAATGAagaacagctgactgctgcccATTCCACGGACATCCACAACTTATCGACAGAACGCAAGCTTACAGATACAGTGATTAGCCCGTCCTTCACTGAAGAGCAGCAGACTGAAAACGTCTTTGCAGAACCTCACTCCATCTCAACAGAACCAAAGTCAGTGGTCCAAAAGTGTGCTGATGACTGCGTAGATGAAGAGCATGAAACTGTGACTCTGAACTCTTCTGTCCAACCACAGACTCATATGAACTCTGCAGAGAGAACAGTCAGCACTGAGAATGATCACGTCATTGATCACCCAGATAAACTTGAAGTAAAATATCCTGcaccagaaaaacaaacacatttgtgtTCTGTGGCCCATCCTTCAGAGCCTCTGAGCTGTATAAACCACCAAGCAGAAGATAAAGTTATCACTGAGACTGTTTTCTTTGAGTCCACTCTACAGGAAGCCCCGTCCAGCAGCTGCACTGTTTTACAAGCATGTAATGATGTGGAACCTCCAGGAGAATCTCCTGTGAAACTTGTGACCGTTCCATCTTCTCCCACAGATTCAAACAAAACTTCTGAACCCAACGCAGATCTTTCTCCAAACAGACTCACTGAAAATCAGCCCAAATGTTCACACAGTGTCAGCTCTCAACTCATTTTGAGTTCTCCTCTGGCTTCAGTGCCCTGCTCCTTCATAACTCCACATCAGCCCTCATCTACCCTAACAACCAGCCCTAAGCTGCCCTCCTTAGGACTTACCCCTCACCCTGTTACCTGCAGTCTGACCTCCTCCCCTTGTGCCCCTTTTCTCACTCTGCCTCCTCCTCACAGCCCTTCCACACATGATCTCTCTCCTCCagctctgtctccctctcactccATCACTTACCTCCCTCCTATCCTGCCTCCCCTCTCTCCATCTGGTCAGATCCAGGCTTCAGCTGAGCCACCACTTAAGGCCAgtcagcatcacacagttgaaTCTGCTACTCCCCTGACTCCCTCAAACCGTCCACTGGAGGACTCAGCTGGGGAGTTTGGCCTGAAAACAGAGGAGATGACAGAAGAACTTGTGATTGGACACATGCAGACTTTGAAG gCTGCAGCAGGAGGCATTCTGGTGGATGTGTGCTGTTTTCCTGGCTCTTCAGGCGGTTTGTGTGTAGCAGCAGCGGGAAAGTGGGCTGTGTGCCTTTGGAGTCAGGCTTCAGCATCTGAATGGAAATTAACTCACACCTGGACCTTCAGTGAG CCAGTGATCAATGTGTTTCCTGTCCTGGATGCTGCTGGGCTGATATGTGTGACTCTGGGTCAGCTGGAAATCAGAGAAGTGAG AACGCTGTCATGCTCCAGCCTCATGCAGATGTTGCTGTGTGAGGGGGTTCTTCAGGCAGCGATCGGTGTGTCCGAGTCCAGAGTGGTGACCACCTCCCACTCAGCAACAGGTTCCACCCTGCAGGTGTTTATGCTGTCGGACTACAG ctcacCAAGCTGTCAGCCTCTGGAGTCTCCCGGTGTTTGTGTCGGAGCCCTTGCCCCAGTGGACGGACTTGCTGATGCTCTGATTGGTACAGATGAGGGCGGACACCTTTTTGTCTG GAATTTAAAGACTGGGCAGCTGCTGTGCAGAGTCCTCCTTGGAGAAGGTTTTTCTCACACAGCCTGCCTCAGAGGTTACTCCTCCTGT GGAGTGTTGTTCGTCCTGCTGCAGCATCAGTTTCTAAACTctttggaagaagaagaaaaggagggaAGAATAAAAGATCACAAGACCGCCTTGTTCTCCCTGGTCGCCATTAACCCTCTAAGTGGAAAATCCATCCCTGCTACCCAGCTGTATCCACCGGAAAGCTGGACTGGCAG GCTGTGCGAAGCCGACATCAGTGGCTCGAGCGTGGTGGGCCTGAGCCAGAACGGCTGCGCGTGTGTGTGGGAACTCGGGCGCCCGGGGGCTTCGAAGATGGTGTGGGCTCCAGAGAGCGACGGCTGGCAGCTGGCTCGATGGGGGGGACGAGACACGCTGGTGACTGGACATCACAACGGAGACGTCACCTTACACTGCTACAGTCAGACCGCACTGCTGCTAAAAACAGACTCTCAGATGGCTTTTTAA